In a single window of the Nocardioides massiliensis genome:
- a CDS encoding PKD domain-containing protein, producing MTNCGAPRVCPSVRPTRPLALATTVAAVLVLVVAVVAGTSPRTPASAAPSLTGATPVADLVVSSPSAMASQTIVADGSGSTDDVEVTSYTFDWGDGASTGPTVEATARHAYPRPGRYVVTLTVTDGDGGSAAASTVVRVVPRDPARPPNAAPTARVTATPKGPLAPLAVSVDASGSRDDGGVTRYSFDFGDGSSTKAQPASSVEHHYSEPGTYTIAMTAFDESGLQDTATTTVSVDEEPEPLALASEPTTVSFTFDDGFADQVGAATVLSEYGMGGTFYVNSPRLGTTSLYMTRAQADALVATGHEIGGHTLGHVDLADVSTVEAKRQICDDRANLVAMGYRVSSFAYPFGSTGPTAKEAVAECGYTSARGVGDLRSPAYGCYLCATADTIPPVDRWQIKTNSSVKSDTTLEMLQTYVEQAEQDHGGWVPLVFHRTCAGCATNSIDIATFTAFVAWLSERPSTTQVQTVAQVMGESTTPPPTPSPSPTPTPTPTPTPTPEDPDSVTAGTQTHPTQKPVALLERIIAVSSNPGDVVLDPSCGCGTTVDAAQRLERRWIGIDVTTLSIDLIDARLRATYGEGIRDTYEMLGIPRDLLGAAALFKRSPFEFERWCVMLVEGQPNEKQIGDRGVDGVIRFPLGGKGNTGRTLVSVKGGATNPGHVRDLIGTVQSQRAELGILVTMNPPTRGMIEAANQSGAWTHPANGQRYPLVQIMTVEALLAGERPNLPPALIPYFQAEKRHPSDDTQPLF from the coding sequence GTGACCAACTGCGGTGCGCCCCGCGTCTGCCCCTCCGTGCGCCCGACGCGACCGCTGGCGCTCGCGACGACCGTGGCAGCGGTGCTGGTGCTCGTCGTCGCAGTGGTCGCGGGCACGTCACCCCGCACCCCGGCGAGCGCCGCACCGTCCCTCACCGGCGCGACGCCGGTGGCCGACCTGGTCGTGAGCTCTCCGTCCGCCATGGCGTCGCAGACCATCGTGGCGGACGGCTCCGGGTCGACCGACGACGTCGAGGTCACGTCGTACACCTTCGACTGGGGTGACGGCGCCTCGACAGGCCCGACCGTCGAGGCGACTGCGCGACACGCCTACCCGAGACCCGGCCGGTACGTCGTGACCTTGACCGTCACCGACGGGGACGGCGGATCTGCGGCGGCCTCCACCGTGGTGCGGGTCGTGCCTCGCGACCCGGCCCGTCCGCCCAACGCGGCACCGACCGCCCGGGTGACGGCCACGCCGAAGGGTCCCCTGGCCCCGCTCGCGGTGTCGGTCGACGCCAGCGGCTCACGCGACGACGGAGGGGTGACCCGCTACTCCTTCGACTTCGGCGACGGGTCGAGCACCAAGGCCCAGCCGGCCTCGTCCGTCGAGCACCACTACTCCGAGCCCGGCACCTACACCATCGCGATGACGGCGTTCGACGAATCCGGCCTGCAGGACACCGCGACCACGACGGTCAGCGTCGACGAGGAGCCGGAACCACTGGCGCTCGCCAGCGAGCCGACGACGGTGTCCTTCACCTTCGACGACGGCTTCGCCGACCAGGTCGGTGCGGCGACGGTGCTCAGCGAGTACGGCATGGGCGGCACCTTCTACGTCAACAGCCCCCGTCTGGGCACCACCTCGCTCTACATGACCCGCGCCCAGGCCGACGCCCTCGTCGCGACAGGCCACGAGATCGGTGGGCACACGCTGGGCCATGTCGACCTCGCCGACGTCTCCACCGTGGAGGCGAAGCGCCAGATCTGCGACGACCGCGCGAACCTCGTCGCGATGGGCTACCGCGTCAGCAGCTTCGCGTACCCGTTCGGCTCGACGGGCCCCACGGCGAAGGAGGCCGTCGCCGAGTGCGGTTACACCAGCGCCCGCGGTGTCGGCGACCTTCGCTCTCCGGCCTACGGGTGCTACCTGTGCGCGACCGCCGACACGATCCCGCCCGTCGACCGGTGGCAGATCAAGACGAACAGCTCGGTCAAGTCCGACACCACGCTCGAGATGCTCCAGACGTACGTCGAGCAGGCCGAGCAGGACCATGGCGGCTGGGTGCCCCTGGTGTTCCACCGGACCTGTGCCGGCTGTGCGACGAACTCGATCGACATCGCCACCTTCACAGCGTTCGTCGCCTGGCTCTCCGAGCGACCGTCCACGACCCAGGTCCAGACCGTCGCCCAGGTGATGGGCGAGTCCACGACACCTCCCCCCACGCCGTCCCCGAGCCCGACCCCCACACCGACCCCCACACCGACACCGACACCGGAGGATCCCGACTCGGTGACTGCCGGCACCCAGACCCACCCGACGCAGAAGCCTGTGGCGTTGCTTGAGCGGATAATCGCGGTCTCGTCGAATCCCGGCGACGTGGTGCTGGATCCGTCCTGCGGGTGCGGGACGACGGTCGACGCTGCGCAGAGGCTTGAACGTAGGTGGATCGGAATCGACGTCACGACGCTGTCAATCGACCTGATCGACGCGCGACTACGAGCCACCTACGGCGAAGGCATCCGCGACACCTACGAGATGCTCGGGATCCCGCGTGACCTCCTCGGAGCTGCAGCGCTGTTCAAGCGGTCGCCCTTCGAGTTCGAACGCTGGTGCGTGATGTTGGTCGAAGGTCAGCCCAATGAGAAGCAGATTGGCGACAGGGGCGTTGACGGTGTCATCCGATTCCCGCTCGGCGGCAAGGGCAACACCGGACGCACGCTCGTCTCGGTCAAGGGTGGCGCGACGAACCCCGGTCACGTGCGCGACCTGATAGGGACCGTGCAGTCGCAACGTGCCGAGCTCGGGATCCTGGTAACGATGAACCCGCCCACACGGGGGATGATCGAAGCGGCGAACCAGAGTGGGGCGTGGACCCACCCGGCGAATGGGCAGCGCTACCCGCTCGTGCAGATCATGACGGTGGAGGCGCTACTAGCTGGCGAGCGCCCTAACCTGCCCCCAGCACTGATCCCGTACTTCCAGGCAGAGAAGCGCCACCCGAGCGACGACACCCAACCGCTGTTCTGA